The Chloroflexota bacterium DNA segment GACGTGCGGAACGGCGCCCTGCGCCAGAATCTGCTCGATGGCCCAGCGCACGCGCTCGGAGTGGCTCTCCTGGACGTCCGCCTCGTACATGCTGCGTCCGGGCCACGGCGGCAGGATCGGCTCGGTGACCCCCAGCCCGTTGACGTGGACCGCCGCCATCGTCACCTCTTCGCCCTGCCAGACCGGCATGTTCGGTCGCTGGAGCCTGGCAAGGTGATCGTCCGGGATCAGGATGTTGTGGTCCGTCAGAAAGAGGAAGTCGTAGTTGTGCGCGGCGTACCAATCGACGACGGTCTCGGGCGGGCTGTCGCCGTCGCTGTACTGCGTGTGGGTGTGGGTGTTGCCCTTGAGCCAGCGGCGAGCCATCGGCCACGGCCTCACAGAGGAGCGTCGGCGGGCCATCCTCTGGCCAGCGCCGCGCCCAGAGGGTACCGCACAGCGGTGGCTGTTGTCGTCGCGGCGGCCGGTGTGCCGATGGTCGCCGTGTCGCTGGATTCGCGAGACAGGCGACGACCAGGACAAGAAGAAACGCGACCGTGTTGGGAGACCACGGTCGCGTCGGCTACCAGTGGGGGAGGGCCACCGGCAATCCCGTGCTTCCTTGGGAGCGGGGCCGCCGCCAGCTCGGCTCTGGCGGCGGCCCCTCACAGAAGGGGATGGCGTTAGTATGGGGCTCCCGCACGCTGCCAACTACGGGCAGACCGGCCAATGTTCTGCAACACCCCGTTGTGCACTCCGCACGAATCGCCACGAACCCATCAGCGCAGGTTCGCCGACCCATAGATCAGACCGTGTGTGAGCCTCGGGCAGCCTGCCTGATGCCGTCGATCTGGTGGCCCAGCGTGGCGCGGCTCTCGGCCAGGAGACGTCGCTCGGCGGGATCGGCGGTGGAATCAGCGAGCGTCGCCAGCCGCCGCGCCCATTCCTCGCGCACCTGCACCTGAACGGACGCCGTCGCTGCCTCGGCTCCGAGCCGCTGCAGCCACTCAAGATCTCGCTGGAGCAGCGCCAGTTGCAGCTCGACCTCGGTGTAGCGGGCGGCGACCAGTGGCAGACGCTCGGCCTTGGCGGTCGGATAGGCTGTGCCCTCGATCAGCTCGTGCGGCTCGACACGGAAGACGCCGGCCAGCAGCGTGACCGTGCGCTCACTGGGCACGCTGAGGCTCATCTCCAGGTGCGAGACCGCCACCCTGGAGATGGCGATCCGGTCCGCCAGCTCCTGCTGCGTCCAGCCGAGCAGTCCGCGCAGCCGCCCGACACGGCGTCCGAGCGTCTCGTTCGGCGGGGCGTCGTCAGGCGCCATGAGCCAGCCGGTCGCCCTGGCGGGCGCGGATCAGGTCGAGATCGGCCTCGACCATCCGCTGCACCAGTGTCGGGAAGTCCACTGATGGTCGCCAGCCGAGCACCGTACGCGCCTTCGCAGAGTCGCCGATCAGCACGTCGACCTCGGCCGGCCGCATGAACCGCTCATCCTGCACCACGTAGTCGCGGTAGTCCAGGCCCACCGCCTGAAACGCGATGTCGGCCCACTCGCGGACGGTGTGCGTCTCGTCGGTAGACACCACGTAGTCGTCAGGGGCGCCCTGTTGGAGCATCAGCCACATCGCGCGGACGTAGTCGGGCGCGTAGCCCCAATCGCGCTGCGCTTCGAGGTTGCCGAGCCGCATTTCGCGGTCCAGGCCGAGCTTGAT contains these protein-coding regions:
- a CDS encoding helix-turn-helix transcriptional regulator: MAPDDAPPNETLGRRVGRLRGLLGWTQQELADRIAISRVAVSHLEMSLSVPSERTVTLLAGVFRVEPHELIEGTAYPTAKAERLPLVAARYTEVELQLALLQRDLEWLQRLGAEAATASVQVQVREEWARRLATLADSTADPAERRLLAESRATLGHQIDGIRQAARGSHTV